Within the Corynebacterium tuberculostearicum genome, the region TTGGATGGGCGCTGCCGCTGCCCACACGTTTAATAACGTCGTGGACTACGAGCTGGATCAAAAAATGCAGCGCACGAGGGCCCGCCCGCTGGTAAGGGCCAAGATTACTAAGCGAAACGCGGCAATTTTCGCCTGGGTAATGCTCATCATCTCCGTCCTATGGTTGGGCGTACTTGCTCATTCCTGGTTGGCGGCCTTCTTCGTGGTTTTGACGAATTTCTTCTACGTCTTCGTCTACACCAAGTTTTTGAAGATGCGCAATGCCCAAAATATAGTCTGGGGCGGCTTGGCCGGCTGCATGCCGGCGATGGTCGGCTGGGCGGTTATCCGGGATAACGCTCCTGCTGGAGAGCCTGACCGCTGGTGGCAGGCAATCGTGCTCTTCCTCATCATCTTCTTCTGGACTCCGCCACACACGTGGGCGCTGGCCATGAAGTACAAGGAAGACTACCGCAAGGCCGGCGTGCCGATGCTGCCCGTAGTGGCTGATGAGAAGGAAGTCACTCGACAGATCGTGTGGTATACCGTGGGCACGGTTATCGTGACCCTACTTATCGTCCCCGCTGCATCGTGGATTTACTTGGTCGCAGCTCTTGCCTCCGGCGCGGTATTCCTGTGGATGGCTATACGCCTGCACAAGGGAGTCAAGAACGGCGCCAAGGTTAAGCCGATGCGCCTGTTCATTTACTCCAATAACTATCTGTCGGTGCTCTTTATCGGGTTGTCCATCGATGCAGTATTGGGTTGGGAGCCATTAGGTAGGATGCTCGGCTGGTCGGCCACGTTATTCTAACTGCGCCCAGATACCCAAGGATAGAGCGAAAGCGCGGGAAAAGCACAGCTGCTTTTCCCGCGCTTTCGGCGTTTGTGGGTGGGTTTAGGCTTTATCGCCAGCTTGGACGCGCAGCACGATGGAACCGGTAGTCTTGCGCTCCTGGAGGTCGCGGTGCGCCGCAGCGGCATCTTCCAGTGGATAAGATGCCGTGACGTTGAAGCTCAGATCGCCGTCGATAACAGCTTGGACGACCGCCTGGGCACGCATTTGGAACTCGCCTTCTTGGGCTGTCCATGCGCCGATGGAAGGCCGAGTGAGGAAGATAGACCCATGCTTGTTTAGCAGCTGCGGGTCGATAGGCTCAACTGGGCCAGAGGCGGCGCCGAAGAGCGCGACGGTGCCACGGGGGCGTACTGCTTCGAGTGACTCGTGGAAGGTAGCCTTGCCGACGCCGTCGTAAACCACGTCAACACCCCTATCACCGTTGTAGCGACGGACCTGCTCGGCGAGTCCATCGCCATAGCGAAATACCTTATCCGCACCGGCTGCGTAGGAGAGTTCTTCCTTTTCGTCCGTGGAGACCACCGTATAGACGGTAGCGCCGAGCGACGATGCCATTTGGGTGAGGATCTGGCCGACACCGCCGGCGCCGGCGGTAATCAGGCAGGAAGCGCCTTCACCCAGTTGATATACGCCATGCGCCAAGTAGTGTGCGGTAATGCCTTGCAGCAACATGGAAGCAGCGACTTCTGGTTGGAAATCATCTGGGACCGCCACTAGTCCCTCGCGTGGGACGCAGACCTGTTCGGCGTAGGAGCCAAAAGCCTGGTTCCAGGCCACCATTGTGCCCTCGGCAATTTCCCCCTTGGGGTCGTGGACAACGCGCCCGGTGCCTTCGAATCCGGGAATGAACGGGGTGGCCGCGTTATAGATGCCCTCACGATAATAGGTATCGATGTAGTTGACGCCAGCCATGATGACATCCACCAAAACTTCGTTGTCATTAGGGGTGGGGGCGGGAACTTCGGTATAGCGAAGTACTTCTGGTCCGCCGGTTTCTGTGACCTGAATTGCGTGCATATAGCCAGGCTAGCGCAAAAAGCCGACCGAGTGCAGTACCTCGGCCGGCCGTGAGCGTTATGGGTTAAGCAGTCGCTTGCTCTTGTTCAAGAGAGGTTTGGCGCGCCGCGTACTTCTCATCGCCGCTGGGAGAGCCGGTGATGAGATCCGCGGTGCCGTCGGTGCGGCGTACACCGTGTGCCCATAGCAGGGCGGTATACGCGGTGACGAAGGAGGAGAGGCCAATATGGAAGGGGACAGTCCAGCGCGGAATGCTCATGTAGAACTGGTAAACGCCTACTGCCCACTGAATGAGGATGCATACAACGAGGACCCAGCCAGCCTTCTTAGCGTCTTGAGGTGCGCGGTTCTTGTAAAGCAGGAAGACGGTAATAACCGTAAGCGTCAGGTAGACGTACATGCACATGGCGTGGGTGACGGCCATGGCTTCGGTATCTACCTGCAGGCGGCCTTCCATTCCCACCCCGGAATCGCCAGAGTGAACGCCCGAACCGGTAACCATCGTGCCAGTGATGAGCACAATGCTCAGGGCAACGGTAGCGACCGCTGCAAGGAGGCGAATCGCTTGAGGGAAGCGAGCGCGCGGCG harbors:
- a CDS encoding heme o synthase, whose protein sequence is METIKAYFALTKPRIIELLLVAAIPAMLQAQRGVEAVSDNIWLIVSTIFGGWMGAAAAHTFNNVVDYELDQKMQRTRARPLVRAKITKRNAAIFAWVMLIISVLWLGVLAHSWLAAFFVVLTNFFYVFVYTKFLKMRNAQNIVWGGLAGCMPAMVGWAVIRDNAPAGEPDRWWQAIVLFLIIFFWTPPHTWALAMKYKEDYRKAGVPMLPVVADEKEVTRQIVWYTVGTVIVTLLIVPAASWIYLVAALASGAVFLWMAIRLHKGVKNGAKVKPMRLFIYSNNYLSVLFIGLSIDAVLGWEPLGRMLGWSATLF
- a CDS encoding COX15/CtaA family protein, producing MQCVNYWTKIKRFFKEAAPTLQQQRLIALILLLCQGGITVSGSIVRVTGSGLGCPTWPECQPGSLVPMEGAAPALHQAIEFGNRLLTFVVSAAAVAAVIAMRMARRRAELKVYAWLNVAGIVLQAVIGGISVHLDLRWWSVALHFLPSMLLVWLAAMLYSRILEPDDGTPRARFPQAIRLLAAVATVALSIVLITGTMVTGSGVHSGDSGVGMEGRLQVDTEAMAVTHAMCMYVYLTLTVITVFLLYKNRAPQDAKKAGWVLVVCILIQWAVGVYQFYMSIPRWTVPFHIGLSSFVTAYTALLWAHGVRRTDGTADLITGSPSGDEKYAARQTSLEQEQATA
- a CDS encoding quinone oxidoreductase family protein, whose translation is MHAIQVTETGGPEVLRYTEVPAPTPNDNEVLVDVIMAGVNYIDTYYREGIYNAATPFIPGFEGTGRVVHDPKGEIAEGTMVAWNQAFGSYAEQVCVPREGLVAVPDDFQPEVAASMLLQGITAHYLAHGVYQLGEGASCLITAGAGGVGQILTQMASSLGATVYTVVSTDEKEELSYAAGADKVFRYGDGLAEQVRRYNGDRGVDVVYDGVGKATFHESLEAVRPRGTVALFGAASGPVEPIDPQLLNKHGSIFLTRPSIGAWTAQEGEFQMRAQAVVQAVIDGDLSFNVTASYPLEDAAAAHRDLQERKTTGSIVLRVQAGDKA